In Fusarium oxysporum f. sp. lycopersici 4287 chromosome 11, whole genome shotgun sequence, the following are encoded in one genomic region:
- a CDS encoding hypothetical protein (At least one base has a quality score < 10), which yields MEIVPACDRQCLAAQGRWVEPCFPEILHILGAEDWPEALKTTNALFGCGIASLLMGAADSRTMFSNYVTDMAFYYEHGYNYVFPNLEPLLEKGLNDPHALRTPGGRERRDAVAIGKRYIQGKIALEKKHKGHLLNRSARLDRRTAQIVSLSESSLLGMAAEATARGFDPGAVMADLVFSSPGTDVVDVGCDLVNSEVMNSFLNVTDITDSGVVSEDVLRRVYDAYAVMGARMLTQRWHEPVARMCAALYTWHIQNDRHMFFRRALLGWSKARKTPAQPQSEGDFDEVFDKQFRLTGFSRPLDAKYACNGEDTCDHVHEHLERHDEEPLLKELWWYLVTGPLEYVRGGKVDEARELELAEGSRLRMAKLFARGRVLEMVWLIAHANHHAWQVNYLFEAAMFGSILDGGKLIGKLDRKDQ from the coding sequence ATGGAAATCGTCCCAGCATGCGATCGGCAATGTCTTGCCGCCCAAGGGCGCTGGGTTGAGCCCTGTTTCCCAGAGATCCTTCATATCCTTGGCGCAGAGGATTGGCCTGAAGCTCTCAAGACGACGAACGCCTTGTTTGGATGCGGTATTGCTAGTCTTCTCATGGGTGCTGCCGATTCAAGAACCATGTTCTCCAACTATGTCACAGACATGGCGTTTTATTACGAACACGGATACAACTATGTCTTTCCCAACCTTGAGCCGCTACTGGAGAAGGGTCTTAATGATCCTCATGCGCTACGAACCCCTGGCGGTCGGGAGCGTCGCGATGCCGTCGCGATTGGCAAGCGATACATCCAGGGCAAGATCgcccttgagaagaagcacAAGGGCCATCTGCTAAACCGTTCTGCGCGTCTTGATCGACGCACCGCTCAGATCGTTTCCCTCTCTGAGAGTAGTCTTCTTGGCATGGCAGCTGAAGCCACAGCACGAGGCTTTGACCCTGGCGCTGTCATGGCCGATCTTGTCTTCAGTTCACCAGGAACCGATGTCGTTGACGTTGGATGCGACCTTGTTAACTCCGAGGTTATGAACTCGTTCTTGAATGTCACTGACATCACGGACAGTGGTGTTGTAAGCGAGGATGTTTTGAGGAGGGTTTATGATGCATATGCTGTGATGGGCGCAAGGATGCTCACTCAGCGATGGCACGAGCCTGTTGCTAGGATGTGTGCTGCGCTGTATACATGGCATATTCAGAACGATCGTCATATGTTCTTCCGTCGTGCTTTGTTGGGTTGGTCGAAGGCGAGGAAGACACCTGCTCAGCCTCAAAGTGAGGGTGATTTTGATGAGGTGTTTGACAAGCAATTCCGTCTCACTGGATTCTCTCGGCCTCTGGATGCCAAGTACGCGTGCAACGGCGAAGATACTTGCGATCACGTCCACGAACATCTTGAGCGCCATGACGAAGAGCCTCTCCTTAAGGAACTCTGGTGGTATCTCGTCACTGGTCCTCTTGAATACGTCCGGGGCGGCAAGGTCGACGAGGCTCGCGAATTGGAATTAGCCGAAGGGTCAAGGCTAAGAATGGCCAAGCTTTTCGCTAGAGGCCGGGTATTGGAAATGGTCTGGCTGATTGCCCATGCAAACCACCATGCTTGGCAGGTCAACTACTTGTTCGAGGCTGCCATGTTTGGTAGCATTCTCGATGGCGGAAAATTGATTGGAAAGCTGGATAGAAAGGATCAATGA
- a CDS encoding hypothetical protein (At least one base has a quality score < 10) yields the protein MSFPLCLPWPQQAYWGEFNLNGLKIKPRDRALHDSSSTADIPPYFWGKGLRGRGLGRFLTRRTAKPKHTGYTEARSLIGCGTVDDLQRLSYHASTFIIEVFEDIEDASGASSTESLSSPSSGPRVTQLRLSS from the coding sequence ATGTCTTTCCCCTTGTGCCTACCCTGGCCTCAGCAAGCCTACTGGGGCGAGTTTAACCTCAACGGGCTCAAGATAAAACCCAGAGACCGTGCCCTACACGATTCAAGTTCCACCGCTGATATCCCCCCGTACTTCTGGGGCAAGGGTCTCCGGGGCCGTGGGCTCGGGAGATTCCTCACCCGAAGGACAGCCAAGCCCAAGCATACTGGGTACACTGAAGCTAGAAGTCTTATCGGATGCGGAACTGTTGATGATCTCCAGAGACTGTCGTATCATGCAAGCACTTTCATTATCGAAGTGTTTGAAGATATCGAAGATGCTTCGGGTGCTTCCTCGACTGAATCCTTGTCATCGCCTAGTTCAGGCCCCAGAGTAACTCAGCTAAGACTCTCCTCCTGA
- a CDS encoding hypothetical protein (At least one base has a quality score < 10) codes for MAAPTRPPANTFVARARKVYNPIGFSKGYNFILWFIFAGAMFGFALARMMFLNYNGIYCNPNSAGNGAGPGECWSYNRKDLYKIGIKMHLYTIIPASFLVVFQFVPFIRYKALLFHRMNGYIVVVLAVIGTVGAIIIAPVAFGGSLSVRAAVGLMSIMFLGSLVLAIWNIKTLQLEQHRAWMLRAWFYAKTHRLGSIITLRIIMIISALVMSKNPSFRLPMQCAKVASFYDDTESLIAKDPTCQDLNAWVAIQGDMSGESTENISSALSLGFSMGIWLALAIHAIGIEVYLHLTPAETERLRRISFQRQQERGFKNPGSSGLTSDRLGDAETWRPGTDATAYSPSKGSDSDISNVAAA; via the exons ATGGCAGCTCCAACGCGTCCTCCAGCCAATACCTTTGTCGCCAGGGCCCGCAAGGTCTACAACCCAATTGGCTTCTCCAAAGGCTATAACTTCATCCTATGGTTCATCTTTGCTGGCGCCATGTTTGGCTTCGCCCTCGCCCGAATGATGTTCCTTAATTACAATGGCATTTACTGCAATCCCAACAGCGCTGGTAACGGTGCGGGCCCAGGCGAATGCTGGTCTTACAACAGAAAGGACCTTTACAAGATCGGCATCAAAATGCATCTATACACCATCATTCCGGCCTCGTTTCTTGTCGTCTTTCAATTTGTTCCTTTCATTCGATACAAAGCACTGCTGTTTCATCGTATGAATGGATATATCGTCGTTGTTCTAGCTGTCATCGGGACTGTCGGTGCCATTATTATTGCACCCGTCGCCTTTGGAGGCTCACTTTCGGTTAGAGCCGCTGTAGGTCTCATGTCGATCATGTTTCTTGGGTCACTCGTTTTGGCGATATGGAACATCAAGACACTGCAGCTCGAGCAACATCGCGCTTGGATGCTTCGTGCATGGTTCTAC GCTAAAACTCACAGGCTGGGTTCAATTATCACTTTGCGAATAATTATGATCATCTCTGCCTTGGTCATGTCCAAGAACCCGAGCTTCCGACTTCCAATGCAATGCGCCAAGGTTGCTTCCTTCTACGACGACACCGAGTCTCTGATCGCCAAGGATCCCACCTGCCAGGATCTAAATGCCTGGGTTGCCATACAAGGTGACATGTCAGGCGAGAGTACCGAGAACATTTCATCCGCTCTATCGCTAGGGTTCTCTATGGGCATTTGGCTAGCACTAGCTATCCACGCTATAGGCATTGAAGTCTAT CTTCACCTAACGCCCGCAGAGACCGAGCGTCTTCGGAGGATCTCCTTCCAACGTCAACAAGAACGTGGTTTCAAGAACCCCGGAAGCAGCGGACTTACGTCCGACCGTCTGGGTGACGCCGAGACGTGGCGTCCGGGCACCGATGCGACTGCATATTCGCCTAGCAAGGGGAGTGACAGTGACATTTCGAATGTTGCAGCGGCTTAG